The DNA window AGCGAAGAGGCGAAGGCTTACGGACTGGACGAACCCGGCTATAGCACACAAGCGGCATTTTTCGACTACGATAATGATGGTGACCTGGATATGTTCCTCCTGAACCATAATATCAAAAAAATTGACAATATGGAGCTTGCCCGTTTTAAGAACGAGACGGATAAGCTGGCCAGCAACAAACTTTACCGCAATGATGACGGGCACTTTACCGATGTTTCTTCTGTCGCCGGCATTATACAAAACCCCCTCACATTTGGCCTGGGCATTGCTATTGCCGACATCAACAAGGACGGCTGGCCCGACATTTATGTAACTAACGATTACAACGAACCTGATTATATATATATTAACACCCACCACGGTAAGTTTGCCGAGCGCTCTAAAGAGATGGTACGGCACATGTCGCACTTCTCGATGGGAGTAGATATTGCTGACTTTAACAATGATGGCAACCCGGATATCCTGACGTTAGATATGATGCCAGCAGACAATCACCGTCAAAAATCTCTTCAGCTAGAGGAGAATTACGAGTCTTTTGAGCTGATGCAAAACCAAGGGCTGTACAAGCAGTACATGCGCAATATGCTGCAGCTGAACAACGGCGACGGAACCTTCAGCGAGATAGCGCAACTTGCCGGCCTGTCAAACACCGATTGGAGCTGGTGCCCTTTGATCGCCGATCTGGATAATGATGGCTACAAAGACATCTTCATCAGCAATGGCTACCTGCGCGATTATACCAATAAAGATTTCCTGCGTTACTGGGGCGATTATAAGATCAAGAAAGCTATGGCGGCGGAGCCGTTCCTGCTGATGGACCTGATACAAGCCATGCCATCTACAGCACTGCCAAACTACGTGTTCCGCAACAACCACGATCTTACGTTCAGCAATAAGCAGGCGGAGTGGGGTCTTGGTCAGGCTGGTATCTCTAGCGGGGCAGTATATGCCGATCTGGATAATGATGGCGATCTGGACCTGGTGATAAACAACATCAACCAGCCTGCATCAATTTACCAAAACACCGCTGCTGACGCAAATAAGTCTGGCTACCTCGCTGTAAAACTTCAGGGTAAAGGCAAAAACACCAATGCTATTGGCGCCAAGGTTTACGTGTATGCCGCAGGCAATAAGCAATACCAGGAAGTAAATCCCGGTCGTGGTTATCTTTCCAGCGTATCAACCAATCTAAACTTTGGTTTGAGTACGGCTACGATAGCAGATTCAGTGCGCGTTATATGGCCAGACCAATCATCGCAGCTGCTAAAAAGTGTAAAAGGCGGGCAACTGCTCACCCTAAAATACGAAAAGGAAAAGCCATATATCGAACCTGCCAACGCTGTTACATCAGTTTTCAGACCGCAGCCTGCGGCAATAGACTTTAAGCCCGAAGAAACAACTATAAACGATTTTAAGCGCCAGTTACTGATGTTGTTCATGTACTCGCGTACGGCACCGGTTATAGCCAAGGCAGATGTAAATGGTGACGGGCTGGAAGACTTGTTCATCACCGGCGAAAAGGACAGCCCTGGCAGGCTTTACGTTCAGCAGAGCGGCGGTAAGTTTACATCGCAAGACATTATCAGAGGGCGTACAGAAAACATCGGCACTACAGCCGCTGCGGTGTTCTTTGATGCAAATGGCGATGGTAAGCCCGACCTCTATCTGGCTAAAGGAGGATACTCCCTTTATGAGCCAAATACAGCCGACCTGCAGGACGAGATTTACATCAACGAGGGTGGCAATCGCCTTGTACTTTCGCCCGGCGCGCTGCCCGTCTTAAGTGCAAATAGCAAGGGATGTGTTAGTCCTGCGGATTTTGACGGTGACGGAGACACAGACTTGTTTGTAGGCGGCCGGGTGATCCCGGGCAGGTACCCGGAAACGCCGGAAAGTTATTTGCTGGTGAACGATGGTAAAGGCAAGTTCACCAAAGCACCTATTTCTTTCGATAAGGCAGGCATGGTCACTGATGCGCAATGGATAGACCTTAACGGCGATAACCGGAAGGACCTGGTGCTATGCGGCGAGTTTATGCCGATTACGGTATCCATCAACACCAAAGATGGCTTTATTAACGAAACTGAAAACTACTTTACTAATTCGCAAAAAGGTTTTTGGTTTAAAATGGCCTTTGCCGATGTCAATGGCGACGGCAAACCCGACCTTATTGCCGGGAATTTAGGGCTGAATACCCAGGTTCGTGCATCTGTTACCGAACCGGCAGAAATGTATTACGCCGACTTTGATAAGAATGGCTCAATAGATCCTTTCTTCAACTTTTATCTTCAGGGCAAAAGTTACCCATTTGTAAGCCGCGACGAACTTAACGAGCAGATCTATCCTATGCGCAGGAGATTTTCATCTTACAAGGCTTACGCCGATGCAACTATCAACGAGGTGTTCACGCCGGAAGAACTGAGCGGTGCGAGCAAGCTAACTGTTACTGAAACCAGGACGACCTTGTTCATCAACCAAAACGGCAAGTTTGTACCAGTTGCACTCCCAACGCAGGCACAGTTTGCGCCTGTTTCACAAATACTGGTGAATGATTTTGACCATGATGGTAAAGCAGATGTGATGCTATTAGGCAACCATACCGATAATCGCCTTAAATTAGGCAGTATAGATGCCAACTACGGCTGCCTGCTAAAAGGAGATGGTAAAGGCGGGTTTACGGTTGTAGAGCAAGCTGCGGCAGGTCTCTCCATTACGGGCGATGTTAAGTCGGCAATCCAGGTGAAAATAAATGGCATAAGCCAACTACTAATAGGTACCAGTGATGGTTCACTAAGATTTTACAAGCAATGAAGGTCCTGAAGATATATTTCGCCATTGCCTGCTTGTTTGCTGGCCACATTGCTAAGGCGCAGCAGCCTAAAAAAAGTGCTTACCCGGATTACTTACAACCTGACCATGCCGTGAATGCCGTTACTATGGTAATGGTGCATGATGTAGTAAGTCCTCCGGTAGCTGCCCGATATTACGCTTACGCCATGCTTGGCGCGTACAATATTGTTGCGGCAAATAATAGTGACATACCGGCCCTCGGTAGCATTATAAAGAGTTATACTGCAGGCCCACTTTCTCCCGCAGGTAAAAAATACGACCATAAAATAGCTGCGTATTACAGCATACTTGAAACATCTAAATTGCTGCTGCCCTCCGGATTTATGCTGAAGGACGATGAGGATGCCTTTATCCAGCTTTTACAAAAAACAGGTGTCGATCAGCAGATAATCACCAGCTCCGTTAAAGTAGCCGAAGATGCTTCCGCGGCAGTACTGGCTTTTTCTAAAACAGATAACTATGGTAAGCTAAGCGCCCTGAAACGTTATACACCATCTAAAGAGGACGGAAAGTGGTATCCTACGCCGCCGGCATATATGGAAGCCGTTGAACCCAACTGGAAGACCATCCGTACGCTGGTGATAGATTCGGCTCAGCAATATAAGCCCGCACCACTTACGCCTTTTAGCAAAGATACCACATCGACATTTTATAAGCAGGTAATCGCAGTCTACCAAGCATCTAAGCAGCTTACAACAGAACAGATAAACCAGGCGCTGTTTTGGGATTGCAATCCTTTCGCGGTAACT is part of the Mucilaginibacter terrenus genome and encodes:
- a CDS encoding VCBS repeat-containing protein, encoding MKLFGRYLLIFKHTCIAVLCLPALTVVAQQPLFRLLPAAQTGIKFSNDIVEKESLNVLSYEYFYNGGGVATGDINNDGLPDLFFTANMKPNKLYLNLGGLKFKDITKDASPLMEGRPAGWKTGVTMADVNGDGLLDIYVCYSGKTDDDTRRNQLFINKGNNKFSEEAKAYGLDEPGYSTQAAFFDYDNDGDLDMFLLNHNIKKIDNMELARFKNETDKLASNKLYRNDDGHFTDVSSVAGIIQNPLTFGLGIAIADINKDGWPDIYVTNDYNEPDYIYINTHHGKFAERSKEMVRHMSHFSMGVDIADFNNDGNPDILTLDMMPADNHRQKSLQLEENYESFELMQNQGLYKQYMRNMLQLNNGDGTFSEIAQLAGLSNTDWSWCPLIADLDNDGYKDIFISNGYLRDYTNKDFLRYWGDYKIKKAMAAEPFLLMDLIQAMPSTALPNYVFRNNHDLTFSNKQAEWGLGQAGISSGAVYADLDNDGDLDLVINNINQPASIYQNTAADANKSGYLAVKLQGKGKNTNAIGAKVYVYAAGNKQYQEVNPGRGYLSSVSTNLNFGLSTATIADSVRVIWPDQSSQLLKSVKGGQLLTLKYEKEKPYIEPANAVTSVFRPQPAAIDFKPEETTINDFKRQLLMLFMYSRTAPVIAKADVNGDGLEDLFITGEKDSPGRLYVQQSGGKFTSQDIIRGRTENIGTTAAAVFFDANGDGKPDLYLAKGGYSLYEPNTADLQDEIYINEGGNRLVLSPGALPVLSANSKGCVSPADFDGDGDTDLFVGGRVIPGRYPETPESYLLVNDGKGKFTKAPISFDKAGMVTDAQWIDLNGDNRKDLVLCGEFMPITVSINTKDGFINETENYFTNSQKGFWFKMAFADVNGDGKPDLIAGNLGLNTQVRASVTEPAEMYYADFDKNGSIDPFFNFYLQGKSYPFVSRDELNEQIYPMRRRFSSYKAYADATINEVFTPEELSGASKLTVTETRTTLFINQNGKFVPVALPTQAQFAPVSQILVNDFDHDGKADVMLLGNHTDNRLKLGSIDANYGCLLKGDGKGGFTVVEQAAAGLSITGDVKSAIQVKINGISQLLIGTSDGSLRFYKQ
- a CDS encoding vanadium-dependent haloperoxidase, which codes for MKVLKIYFAIACLFAGHIAKAQQPKKSAYPDYLQPDHAVNAVTMVMVHDVVSPPVAARYYAYAMLGAYNIVAANNSDIPALGSIIKSYTAGPLSPAGKKYDHKIAAYYSILETSKLLLPSGFMLKDDEDAFIQLLQKTGVDQQIITSSVKVAEDASAAVLAFSKTDNYGKLSALKRYTPSKEDGKWYPTPPAYMEAVEPNWKTIRTLVIDSAQQYKPAPLTPFSKDTTSTFYKQVIAVYQASKQLTTEQINQALFWDCNPFAVTTSGHMAIGYKKISPGGHWMHIAGLVAKQANLSFDQSIQLISLEGITLMDAFISCWEEKFASNRIRPETFINRYMDVKWQPVLQTPPFPEYTSGHAVISNASAELLTYFLGDNFAYIDNTEVPFGSSQRDFRSFRQAAAEASMSRFYGGIHYMDSIEKGNKQGKDVANAIIARIKKAGIRPFTK